The Desmonostoc muscorum LEGE 12446 genome includes a region encoding these proteins:
- a CDS encoding beta strand repeat-containing protein, with the protein MADAVLNLSDLNGSNGFVINGIDRYDGSGNSVSNAGDINGDGFDDLIIGASGADPNGQLTAGSSYVVFGSSSGFGAQLNLSSLDGSNGFVINGIDANDFSGGSVSNAGDINGDGFDDLIIGASGADPNGQLTAGSSYVVFGSSSGFGAQFNLSSLDGSNGFVINGIDTYDISGGSVSSAGDINGDGFDDLIIGATGANPNDQSYPGSSYVLFGSSSGFGAVFNLSSLDGSNGFVINGIGSSSVNSVSSAGDINGDGFDDLIIGASFASPNGQSWAGSSYVVFGTSSSFGAVFNLSSLDGSSGFVINGIGSFDYSGRSVSSAGDINGDGFDDLIIGASGASPNGQPYAGESYVVFGFASGTPTNEPPVAVNDTATTDEDTAVNIQVLANDSNFLTVSAIDGKTVVVGTTITLSSGALVTLNADGSLTYDLNASFESLGVGESGTDSFTYAISNGSLSNTASVNLTINGVNDALQVSGFNVSSLNGSNGFVINGINSDDSAGGSVSSLGDINGDGFDDLIIGARYASPNGQFFAGKSYVVFGSSSGLAAQLNLSSLDGSNGFVINGINEGDLSGTSVSGAGDINGDGFDDLIIGASSATSYVVFGRSNGFDVSLDLSTLDGSNGFVISSINERLGYSVSSTGDINDDGFDDLIIGASGATSYVVFGSSSSFSAQLNLSSLNGSNGFVINGAVGYNDSFPSTSAGDINGDGIDDLIIGAPGADPNGQPNAGSSYVVFGSSSGFGDRLNVSSLNGSNGFVINGIDAGDLSGYSVSSAGDINGDGIDDLIIGAPGASPNGQRDAGSSYVVFGSSSGFDTSLNLSSLNGSNGFVINGIGRDDRSGISLSSAGDINGDGFDDLIIGAPDADPNGQSRAGSSYVVFGRSSGFDASLNLSSLNGSNGFVINGNRGEFSGRSVSSAGDINGDGFGDLTLSGGGKNYVVFGFQTVATTNEDTAVNILARNILRRYTDAEVDTLTISDFINPSNGTLTLNDNSTPDNPSDDFFIYTPNANFNGTDSFNFTVSDGNGGNITSTFNLNVKPVNDAPIAVNDRLTTGFNTPVTILTSTLLANDTDIDSNNLNITAVTGATNGSAVFNNNGTVGNSADDFIVFTPFNGFSGNANFNYTISDGNLSSTASVAIAVGANITGTNGNDNISGGDGNDNISGSGGNDTISGNGGNDTLVGGNGNDTFIFRLGDGNDTITDFAGIRTGSNPSATVINQLDTLQFIGSGLTARNLQLTQNGSNLELTFLDAASTKVTLENFQLENLDNLPARGSRPAIGNILFDGQTSVTDSFDVFDANSTQTNLFNKNTVTFLNDLNNNVAGFYNSNDVINGQGGNDIINGNNADDLLRGGEGDDILIGGQGNDTLVGGKGNDVLIGGVGADFFAYNSDGEFTTAVFGQDTITDFNSSEGDKIVLDKTTFSAITSAVGIGFSNTNDFQITNLAGTSTATIVYDSVSGQLFYNQNGSAAGFGSGGLFATLTGAPTLTASNFLLQA; encoded by the coding sequence ATGGCTGATGCAGTTTTAAATCTATCTGACCTCAATGGTAGCAATGGCTTTGTGATTAACGGCATTGATAGATATGACGGCTCAGGTAATTCTGTCAGCAATGCCGGAGATATCAACGGCGACGGCTTCGATGACCTGATTATCGGCGCAAGTGGTGCTGACCCCAACGGTCAGCTTACGGCAGGGTCAAGCTACGTGGTCTTTGGCAGCAGCAGTGGCTTTGGTGCCCAACTCAACCTCTCGTCTCTGGATGGCAGCAACGGCTTTGTGATTAACGGCATTGATGCGAATGACTTCTCAGGCGGTTCTGTCAGCAATGCGGGGGACATTAACGGCGACGGCTTCGATGACCTGATTATCGGGGCAAGTGGTGCCGACCCCAACGGTCAGCTTACGGCAGGGTCAAGCTACGTGGTCTTTGGCAGCAGCAGTGGCTTTGGTGCCCAATTCAACCTCTCGTCTCTGGATGGCAGCAACGGCTTTGTGATTAACGGCATTGATACATATGACATCTCAGGTGGTTCTGTCAGCAGTGCAGGAGATATCAACGGCGACGGCTTCGATGACCTGATTATCGGGGCAACTGGTGCCAACCCCAACGATCAATCTTATCCAGGGTCAAGCTACGTGTTGTTTGGCAGCAGCAGTGGCTTTGGTGCTGTCTTCAACCTCTCATCCCTGGATGGCAGCAACGGCTTTGTGATTAACGGTATTGGTAGCTCCTCAGTTAATTCTGTCAGCAGTGCAGGAGATATCAACGGCGACGGCTTCGATGATCTAATTATCGGGGCATCATTTGCCTCCCCCAACGGTCAGTCTTGGGCAGGGTCAAGCTACGTGGTGTTTGGCACCAGCAGTAGCTTTGGTGCCGTCTTCAACCTCTCATCTCTGGATGGCAGCAGCGGCTTTGTGATTAACGGTATTGGTAGCTTTGACTACTCAGGCCGTTCTGTGAGCAGTGCAGGAGATATCAATGGCGACGGTTTTGATGACTTGATTATCGGGGCAAGTGGTGCTAGCCCCAACGGTCAACCTTATGCAGGAGAGAGCTACGTAGTCTTTGGTTTTGCATCTGGTACACCTACTAATGAACCTCCTGTCGCGGTTAATGACACGGCTACCACCGACGAAGACACTGCTGTTAACATACAAGTCTTAGCTAACGATAGCAACTTCCTAACGGTGTCGGCTATCGATGGTAAAACAGTTGTTGTTGGCACTACCATTACCCTGAGTTCTGGTGCTTTAGTTACCCTTAATGCTGATGGCAGTTTGACCTATGACCTCAATGCTTCATTTGAAAGTTTGGGTGTCGGTGAAAGCGGGACTGACAGCTTTACATACGCCATCAGCAATGGCAGCTTGAGTAATACAGCTAGCGTCAACTTGACTATTAACGGAGTCAATGATGCACTCCAGGTTTCAGGTTTTAACGTTTCGTCACTTAACGGCAGCAACGGCTTCGTGATTAACGGCATAAATAGTGATGACAGTGCTGGCGGTTCTGTTAGTAGTTTGGGGGATATCAACGGCGACGGCTTTGATGACCTGATTATCGGGGCAAGATATGCCAGCCCCAACGGGCAGTTTTTTGCAGGGAAGAGCTACGTGGTGTTTGGCAGCAGCAGTGGCCTTGCTGCCCAACTCAACCTCTCCTCCTTGGATGGCAGCAACGGCTTTGTAATTAACGGCATAAATGAAGGTGACCTCTCAGGCACCTCTGTCAGCGGTGCGGGGGATATCAACGGCGACGGCTTTGATGACCTGATCATCGGGGCAAGTAGTGCCACGAGCTACGTGGTGTTTGGTCGCAGTAATGGCTTTGATGTCAGTCTCGACCTCTCAACCCTTGATGGCAGCAATGGCTTTGTAATTAGCAGCATTAATGAGCGCTTAGGCTATTCTGTCAGCAGTACGGGGGATATCAACGACGACGGCTTTGATGACCTGATCATCGGGGCAAGTGGTGCCACGAGCTACGTGGTGTTTGGCAGTAGCAGTAGTTTTAGCGCCCAACTCAACCTCTCGTCCCTCAATGGCAGCAATGGCTTTGTGATTAACGGCGCTGTTGGGTATAACGACTCATTCCCTTCTACCAGTGCGGGGGATATCAACGGCGATGGCATAGATGACCTGATTATCGGCGCACCAGGTGCCGACCCCAACGGTCAGCCTAATGCAGGGTCAAGCTACGTGGTCTTTGGCAGCAGCAGTGGCTTTGGAGACAGGTTAAACGTCTCGTCCCTCAATGGCAGCAACGGCTTTGTGATTAACGGCATTGACGCAGGTGACCTCTCAGGCTATTCTGTCAGCAGTGCGGGGGATATCAACGGCGATGGCATAGATGACCTGATCATCGGGGCACCAGGTGCCTCCCCCAACGGTCAGCGTGATGCAGGGTCAAGCTACGTGGTGTTCGGCAGCAGTAGTGGCTTTGATACCAGTCTCAACCTTTCATCTCTCAATGGCAGCAACGGCTTCGTTATTAACGGCATTGGTAGAGATGATCGCTCAGGCATTTCCCTCAGCAGTGCAGGGGATATCAACGGCGACGGCTTCGATGACCTGATTATCGGGGCACCAGATGCCGACCCCAACGGTCAGTCTCGGGCAGGGTCAAGCTACGTGGTCTTTGGCAGGAGTAGTGGCTTTGATGCCAGTCTCAACCTCTCGTCCCTCAATGGCAGCAACGGTTTTGTGATTAACGGTAACAGAGGTGAGTTCTCAGGCCGTTCTGTTAGCAGTGCGGGGGACATTAACGGCGATGGCTTCGGTGATCTGACATTAAGTGGAGGAGGGAAGAACTACGTGGTGTTTGGCTTTCAGACTGTGGCTACCACCAACGAAGATACTGCCGTTAACATCCTTGCTCGCAATATTCTACGTAGATATACAGATGCAGAAGTCGATACGTTAACCATCAGTGACTTCATTAACCCCAGTAACGGCACACTGACACTTAACGACAACAGCACTCCAGACAACCCCAGCGACGACTTCTTCATCTACACCCCCAATGCCAACTTTAACGGCACTGACAGTTTCAACTTCACTGTTAGCGATGGCAATGGCGGTAACATTACTAGTACATTTAACCTCAACGTCAAGCCTGTCAACGATGCACCCATCGCCGTCAACGATCGCCTGACTACTGGTTTTAATACTCCTGTAACCATCCTCACTAGTACTCTGCTAGCTAATGATACCGATATAGATAGCAATAACCTCAACATTACTGCTGTAACTGGTGCAACCAACGGTAGTGCTGTGTTCAATAATAACGGCACTGTGGGCAACTCGGCAGATGATTTCATTGTCTTTACCCCATTTAATGGGTTTAGTGGCAATGCCAACTTCAACTACACCATCAGCGATGGGAACCTCAGTAGTACTGCTAGTGTTGCGATCGCAGTTGGTGCTAACATCACTGGCACTAATGGCAACGACAACATCTCTGGCGGTGACGGCAACGATAACATCTCTGGCAGTGGAGGCAACGATACCATCTCTGGCAATGGCGGCAACGATACTCTTGTTGGTGGCAATGGCAATGATACTTTTATTTTCCGCCTTGGCGATGGCAATGACACCATCACCGATTTTGCTGGAATACGCACTGGCTCAAATCCATCAGCAACGGTGATTAACCAACTGGATACATTGCAATTTATTGGTAGTGGTTTAACTGCTCGAAATCTGCAATTAACTCAAAATGGTAGTAACTTAGAACTCACCTTTTTAGATGCGGCTTCTACGAAAGTTACCCTGGAAAACTTCCAACTAGAAAACCTGGATAATCTGCCAGCACGTGGTTCACGACCAGCTATTGGTAATATCCTGTTTGATGGACAAACCAGCGTTACTGATAGTTTTGATGTCTTCGATGCCAACTCGACTCAAACTAATCTGTTTAACAAGAATACCGTCACTTTCTTGAATGACCTTAACAATAATGTCGCGGGTTTTTACAACTCCAATGATGTAATTAATGGTCAAGGGGGTAACGACATCATTAATGGTAATAATGCCGATGACCTCTTACGGGGCGGTGAAGGTGATGATATTCTCATCGGTGGACAAGGTAATGATACTCTTGTGGGTGGCAAAGGTAATGATGTTCTCATCGGTGGTGTAGGCGCTGACTTTTTCGCTTACAACAGCGATGGTGAGTTTACTACTGCTGTTTTTGGTCAAGATACCATTACTGATTTCAACAGTTCTGAAGGTGACAAGATTGTACTGGATAAGACTACTTTTAGTGCAATTACTTCTGCTGTGGGAATAGGTTTCAGTAATACCAATGATTTTCAAATCACCAATTTAGCGGGGACTAGCACGGCAACAATTGTCTACGATTCTGTGAGTGGGCAGTTGTTCTACAACCAAAATGGCAGCGCGGCTGGTTTCGGCAGTGGTGGTTTATTTGCAACTCTAACTGGTGCGCCAACTCTTACAGCATCGAATTTTCTGTTGCAAGCATAG
- a CDS encoding KGK domain-containing protein — protein MNKICQLLEFDADVLLFNQDTYIVSRFKELISESFNHKFHTVLREHHSDFSVSGLFKMLYINEVNFQVEDITWQSSSEGINCQVFRVGSTNWQAGKLRIKVSTEIVSALARKGGGKLNITVVLEFYPNNLNEPESPLDDIRKMIQTT, from the coding sequence ATGAACAAGATATGCCAACTATTAGAATTTGATGCTGATGTTTTGTTATTTAATCAAGATACATATATTGTTAGCAGATTCAAAGAATTGATATCTGAAAGCTTTAATCATAAATTTCATACAGTATTAAGGGAACATCATAGTGATTTCTCGGTTTCAGGACTTTTTAAAATGCTGTACATCAACGAAGTTAATTTTCAAGTTGAGGATATCACATGGCAATCTTCTAGTGAAGGCATAAACTGTCAAGTTTTCAGAGTTGGCTCTACAAACTGGCAAGCAGGGAAACTCAGAATAAAAGTATCTACAGAAATTGTTTCTGCATTAGCTCGTAAGGGAGGTGGTAAGCTGAACATTACTGTAGTGTTAGAATTTTATCCTAATAATCTTAATGAACCAGAATCGCCTTTAGATGATATTCGTAAAATGATACAAACAACATGA
- a CDS encoding thioredoxin-like domain-containing protein: MIPRVRAPELPQNYSWLNTDKPLSLKQMKGRVIILDFWTYCCINCLHILPDLKYLEQKYKESLTVIGVHSAKFDNEKETENIRQAILRYDIEHPVLVDSGFRVWEEYAVRAWPSLMIIDPEGYVIGSVSGEGKRDVLEKLIQQLIQQHREKGTINFQELSLTLEKQRQPLITPLAFPGKVLATEGSLLIADSGHHRLVMSSFDGEILHLIGTGKSGLVDGAFHEAQFFAPQGMAFDAENQMLYVADTENHALRQIDLQRQVVETIAGTGKQSRNIHPHGGAGLETALNSPWDLVKVGNFLFIAMAGAHQIWQMDLETSIVKTYAGISAEACIDGSLAESAFAQPSGISNNGQELYIADSEVSSIRGVGIVEPYQVRTVCGSGGLFGFGDVDGQGEDVRLQHCLAVEYAENFLWVADTYNHKIKLVSLSGNCQTVLGDGIAGLQDGRGKKTRFFEPSGLSVMGSYLYISDTNNHVIRRVDLDSFEVITLELVGLCAPDVCIPANL, translated from the coding sequence ATGATTCCCCGTGTGAGAGCGCCAGAATTACCACAAAATTACTCGTGGCTCAATACTGATAAACCTTTATCTCTTAAACAAATGAAGGGTAGAGTTATCATTTTAGACTTTTGGACATACTGCTGTATTAATTGTCTACATATTCTGCCAGACCTGAAATATTTAGAACAAAAATATAAAGAAAGCCTGACCGTTATTGGCGTCCATTCTGCTAAATTTGACAACGAAAAAGAAACCGAAAACATCCGCCAAGCTATCTTGCGCTACGACATCGAACATCCAGTTTTAGTTGACAGCGGTTTTCGAGTTTGGGAAGAGTATGCTGTGCGTGCTTGGCCTAGTTTAATGATTATCGACCCAGAAGGTTACGTGATTGGTTCTGTCTCTGGTGAAGGAAAACGTGACGTTTTAGAAAAATTGATTCAACAGTTAATTCAGCAACACCGCGAGAAGGGTACAATTAATTTTCAAGAACTTAGCTTGACTTTAGAAAAACAGCGCCAACCGTTAATCACACCCCTAGCTTTCCCTGGTAAAGTTCTAGCTACCGAAGGGAGTTTATTGATAGCTGATTCTGGACATCACCGTTTAGTGATGAGTAGCTTTGATGGCGAAATTCTTCACTTAATTGGTACTGGGAAATCTGGTTTAGTCGATGGTGCTTTTCACGAAGCACAATTTTTTGCACCCCAGGGAATGGCATTTGATGCAGAAAATCAAATGCTTTATGTTGCTGATACAGAAAATCATGCCCTGCGGCAAATTGATTTGCAGCGCCAGGTAGTAGAAACTATTGCGGGAACTGGCAAACAAAGCCGCAATATTCATCCTCACGGTGGTGCTGGTTTAGAAACTGCGCTGAATTCGCCTTGGGATCTAGTGAAAGTGGGAAATTTCTTGTTCATTGCAATGGCGGGGGCGCATCAAATTTGGCAGATGGATTTGGAAACAAGCATCGTCAAAACTTATGCTGGTATTAGTGCAGAAGCGTGTATTGATGGTTCACTTGCCGAATCTGCGTTTGCTCAACCCAGTGGTATTAGTAATAATGGGCAAGAATTATATATTGCTGACAGTGAAGTTAGTTCAATTCGCGGCGTTGGAATTGTAGAACCTTATCAAGTGCGGACTGTTTGTGGTAGTGGAGGTTTATTTGGTTTTGGCGATGTTGATGGACAAGGTGAAGATGTTCGTTTGCAGCACTGTTTGGCAGTGGAATACGCTGAGAATTTTCTGTGGGTGGCGGATACTTACAATCACAAAATTAAATTAGTCAGTCTTAGTGGTAATTGTCAAACGGTTTTGGGAGATGGTATCGCTGGTTTGCAAGATGGACGGGGTAAGAAGACTCGGTTTTTTGAACCTTCGGGATTGAGTGTTATGGGTTCATATTTATATATTAGTGATACCAATAACCATGTTATTCGACGTGTGGATTTGGATAGTTTTGAGGTGATAACGCTGGAACTTGTTGGGTTGTGTGCGCCAGATGTTTGCATTCCGGCGAATTTGTAG
- a CDS encoding DUF4328 domain-containing protein — protein MNNLNDAESLKSAGVGKLLVRLLWLVLGIGLVSTLFSLLQVIAQPIYQLLAFFDGLVSIVSLIVGLISMIVFLIWLHRLHADLKNLFQEYPITPGGAIARFLIPIYSLWGMANTLSTFADRFQGEGGDLTSLSEKVRSLIAPLYGFIIGSNALNRIAFTEAAKNPEDKFLPIWFLLSCILDLGLTAILLQLAKTMRTAITQKAKRGIS, from the coding sequence ATGAATAATTTGAATGATGCTGAGTCGTTGAAGTCAGCGGGTGTGGGTAAGTTGTTGGTGCGTTTGCTTTGGCTGGTTTTGGGAATTGGGCTGGTATCTACGCTGTTCTCTTTGTTGCAAGTAATCGCACAGCCGATTTATCAGCTACTCGCTTTCTTTGATGGATTGGTATCAATAGTTTCGTTGATTGTCGGTCTAATTTCAATGATTGTTTTTTTAATTTGGCTACATCGTCTCCATGCAGATTTAAAGAATCTCTTCCAAGAATATCCAATTACGCCAGGAGGTGCGATCGCCAGATTTCTCATTCCGATATACAGTCTTTGGGGAATGGCTAACACTTTATCGACTTTTGCTGACCGATTTCAAGGCGAAGGTGGTGATTTAACGAGTTTAAGCGAAAAAGTGCGCTCGCTCATAGCACCACTGTATGGTTTTATCATTGGCTCAAATGCTTTGAATCGTATTGCTTTTACAGAAGCTGCTAAAAATCCTGAAGATAAATTTCTGCCAATTTGGTTTCTATTATCTTGTATTTTAGATCTAGGTCTAACAGCTATTTTGCTGCAACTAGCAAAAACTATGCGGACTGCTATTACTCAAAAAGCTAAACGTGGGATCTCCTAA
- a CDS encoding HAD hydrolase family protein, producing the protein MNTVYISDLDGTLLGNNAILSSFSKKVLDQLLQQGLQFTVASARSVFFMQTMLKGLNLRLPVIEFNGAFISDFDSGRHEIINSISPDVVESIYKLILEFGCVPFVSSFNGIEDCAYYKDVINDGMLWYLNDRLISKDPRWRAIEDLTHSFSDLIVCLTVIGHAQQLLELQGAIIEIHGTSVETHLMENQYSPGWYWLTIHDCKATKDQAIQTMVENYGLEESEIVVFGDQINDIKMFKVADRAIAVANADAQLKSYATLVIGSNTEDSVVKYIHQDWSNRCTVQLDCDIR; encoded by the coding sequence ATGAACACTGTCTATATTTCAGATTTAGACGGTACATTGCTTGGAAATAATGCAATACTTTCTTCGTTCAGCAAGAAAGTTCTTGATCAGCTCTTACAACAAGGACTACAGTTTACTGTAGCCAGTGCGCGTAGCGTTTTTTTTATGCAAACGATGCTCAAGGGTTTGAATCTTCGTCTCCCGGTTATCGAATTTAATGGTGCTTTTATTTCTGATTTTGATTCTGGCAGACACGAAATCATCAATTCTATTAGTCCTGATGTAGTTGAAAGTATTTACAAACTCATCCTGGAGTTTGGCTGTGTTCCATTTGTATCGAGTTTTAATGGTATAGAAGATTGTGCCTATTATAAGGATGTAATCAACGATGGTATGCTTTGGTATCTTAACGATCGCCTCATAAGCAAAGACCCCAGATGGCGAGCAATTGAAGATTTGACACATTCTTTTAGCGATTTAATCGTTTGTCTAACAGTGATTGGTCACGCACAACAACTGCTCGAACTTCAAGGTGCAATTATTGAAATACATGGAACTAGTGTAGAGACACACTTGATGGAAAACCAATATTCTCCAGGTTGGTATTGGTTAACAATTCATGACTGCAAAGCAACAAAAGACCAAGCTATTCAAACTATGGTAGAAAATTATGGATTAGAGGAAAGTGAAATTGTGGTGTTTGGGGATCAAATTAATGACATCAAAATGTTCAAAGTTGCCGATCGCGCCATTGCAGTTGCTAACGCAGATGCCCAACTCAAGAGTTACGCAACATTAGTAATTGGCTCAAACACAGAAGACAGCGTTGTTAAATATATTCATCAAGATTGGTCAAACAGATGTACTGTTCAATTGGACTGTGACATACGCTAG
- a CDS encoding DUF4089 domain-containing protein, whose translation MEGEGFDVGEYVKQMGLLLDLQIRDEYFDEVVANFERIKAIANVVNSFPLAEEIEVAPIFEP comes from the coding sequence ATGGAAGGTGAAGGGTTTGATGTGGGTGAGTATGTTAAGCAGATGGGGTTATTGTTGGATTTGCAGATAAGAGATGAGTATTTTGATGAGGTGGTGGCAAATTTTGAGAGAATTAAGGCGATCGCTAATGTCGTAAATTCTTTTCCTCTAGCAGAAGAAATTGAAGTAGCACCAATATTTGAACCATAG
- a CDS encoding DUF952 domain-containing protein, which translates to MKIILHITKRQQWEQAKNLGSYRADSLDSEGFIHCSKSTQIVKVANRFFNNQKDLVLLFIDSEKVEAEIRDEEAEIGELFPHIYGELNIDAVYQVIDFEVGEDGLFKLPQEVINL; encoded by the coding sequence ATGAAAATTATCCTCCACATCACTAAACGCCAACAATGGGAACAAGCAAAAAACTTGGGCAGCTACCGTGCTGATTCACTGGATTCTGAAGGTTTTATTCATTGTTCTAAGTCAACGCAAATCGTTAAGGTTGCAAATAGATTTTTTAATAATCAAAAAGATTTGGTTTTACTTTTTATTGATTCGGAGAAAGTTGAAGCTGAGATTCGGGATGAAGAGGCGGAAATAGGAGAATTATTTCCTCATATTTATGGGGAGTTGAATATTGATGCTGTGTATCAGGTGATTGATTTTGAAGTTGGGGAAGATGGTTTATTTAAGTTGCCGCAAGAAGTTATAAATTTATAA
- a CDS encoding TIGR03032 family protein, which translates to MNQNPVTATNSLEMNASRQFSPWLLEQNLSLAFTTYQAGKLFFIGLQPSGKLSVFERTFERCMGLYASGSTLYMSSLYQLWRFENILQPGQIHDNYDAVYLPQMSYVTGDLDIHDIALSNSPQANGKIPERELNNSENLIFVNTLFSCLAKVSPTHSFIPLWQPPFISKLAAEDRCHFNGLAMRDGQPRYVTVISQSDVAEGWRDRRADGGCVIDVESNEIILKGLSMPHSPRWYRDKLWLLNSGTGDFGYVDLERGSFEPVAFCPGYMRGCAFHGDFAIVGISQPRHNKTFSGLPLDEKLQQKNAEPRCGLLVIDLRSGDIVHSLRMEGVVMELYDVVALAGVRRPMAIGFKSDEIRRLVTMG; encoded by the coding sequence ATGAATCAAAATCCTGTAACTGCAACTAATAGTCTGGAAATGAATGCCTCACGGCAGTTTAGCCCTTGGCTGTTGGAGCAGAATCTCAGCCTAGCTTTCACCACCTATCAAGCAGGTAAATTATTTTTCATCGGCTTGCAACCGAGCGGCAAACTATCTGTATTCGAGCGCACCTTTGAACGCTGCATGGGTTTGTATGCCAGTGGCAGCACTTTGTATATGAGTTCCCTTTATCAACTGTGGCGCTTTGAAAACATCCTACAACCAGGACAAATTCACGACAACTACGATGCCGTCTATTTGCCGCAGATGAGTTATGTGACGGGAGATTTAGATATCCATGATATCGCCCTGAGTAATTCCCCACAGGCAAACGGCAAAATTCCTGAACGGGAGTTAAATAACTCAGAGAATCTGATATTTGTCAATACCCTATTTAGCTGTTTAGCTAAAGTTAGTCCAACCCACAGTTTCATTCCCCTGTGGCAACCGCCATTTATTAGCAAACTGGCGGCAGAAGACAGGTGTCATTTCAATGGGTTGGCAATGCGAGATGGTCAACCCAGGTACGTGACCGTTATCAGTCAATCGGATGTGGCTGAGGGATGGCGGGACAGGCGGGCTGATGGTGGTTGCGTCATTGATGTGGAGAGTAACGAGATCATACTTAAGGGACTTTCCATGCCCCATTCTCCTCGGTGGTATCGAGACAAATTGTGGTTACTCAACTCTGGTACAGGAGATTTTGGCTACGTAGATTTGGAGCGAGGCAGCTTTGAACCTGTGGCTTTTTGTCCGGGATACATGCGCGGTTGTGCATTTCATGGCGACTTTGCCATCGTGGGAATTTCCCAACCCAGGCACAACAAGACTTTTAGTGGGTTGCCCCTAGATGAGAAATTGCAACAAAAAAACGCCGAACCTCGCTGTGGGCTACTGGTGATTGATTTGAGGAGTGGGGATATTGTGCATTCTCTGCGAATGGAAGGGGTAGTAATGGAATTATACGACGTAGTGGCACTAGCGGGGGTGCGTCGTCCAATGGCGATCGGCTTTAAGAGTGATGAAATTCGCCGCCTGGTGACTATGGGATGA